TGCCTGTAGCTTGGCCTCCATCTCCACCAAGTCGCGGAGGTAAAGCGGGTGCTCCACCAGTCTTTTTCCAAAGGCTCTTCTCTCGTTTCCGTAGAGATACGCCTCCCACAGAGCCTTCCTTGCCAGGCCGAGGCCGGCTGTGGAGTTGTCAATCCTGGCTATTGTCAAAATTTCCAACGCGATGTAGATGCCTATGTCGAGGGTCCCCAGTAGGTGGGCATCGGTATCTCTAAGCTCTACTTCTCCAGTTGGGACGGTGACCGTGCCCAGTTTGTCTTTTAGCCTGAGTATTTTCCAGTTGGGTCTGCCGTTTGGTAGGTAGGCTGGGGCGAAGAAGGTGGCGACTCCCTTCGCGCCGGGCCTGGGCGGCGTTGGCTTGGCGGTTATTATGGCGGCGTCTGCCAGCCCGACGTTGGAGGTGAAGTACTTAATTCCTCTTAGTCTCCACTTTCCGTCTCCGCTCTGTTGAGCAACCGTCTCCAATCCGCCTAGGTCGCTACCGGCTTGTACTTCTGTGTAGAAGGTGGCGCCCATCCAAGGCTTCTCTCTTTTCAAGAAGTTGGGGAGATACGTGGCTTTGACCTCGTCGCTTCCGTATTTGGCGAGGCCGTATGCCGTCTGCTCGGTGAGTGTTATTGTGCAGAAGAAGCCCGCGTCGGATATGACGTAGCCAGAAATGAAGTGGTATAGCAGATCTCTTTCACCTGTGATCGTCTTCGAAACGACGCCGTGTCTCAATAAGTCGTATAGAGTCTGGAGATGGCTGGGCGATACCTCTACGTAGTTTATCTCCTCGCCGCGGACGCTCCACATCTTTAGAATCGGTTTCGCGTAGTGGTCCACGTAGTACGCCTCTTCTATCATTTTCGTAGAGACGTAGTGACCCAGGGCGTCCAGGTCTGCATCGGGCTTAAAATTGAGGTGGCTTAGAAAGTATTGCAGAGGCTTGTCATGGCTGTAGTAGTTCTTGCCGGTGGTGAGCCAAAGTTTTTGAAACATGGTATACCTCAAGGCTGTATTTTAATATGTTAATAGAGAAGATGCACTTAGATCGCAAAGATAAAGCAGAAATAGATTTTAAATCTATTGTAATTTACCGAATCGAAAACCATAGAGGATGAAGGTTTCGACGAAAATGAATTCTGCCCTATAACCAGTCGACATTTAGTATTAAAATTATTACATGTGTCTAGACGTGATACGGAAGTTTGTTTCGGGGGCTGAGGCTGTTTCTAAAATTCCAGATGGGGCCGTGGTGG
The sequence above is drawn from the Pyrobaculum ferrireducens genome and encodes:
- a CDS encoding acyl-CoA dehydrogenase family protein, with the translated sequence MFQKLWLTTGKNYYSHDKPLQYFLSHLNFKPDADLDALGHYVSTKMIEEAYYVDHYAKPILKMWSVRGEEINYVEVSPSHLQTLYDLLRHGVVSKTITGERDLLYHFISGYVISDAGFFCTITLTEQTAYGLAKYGSDEVKATYLPNFLKREKPWMGATFYTEVQAGSDLGGLETVAQQSGDGKWRLRGIKYFTSNVGLADAAIITAKPTPPRPGAKGVATFFAPAYLPNGRPNWKILRLKDKLGTVTVPTGEVELRDTDAHLLGTLDIGIYIALEILTIARIDNSTAGLGLARKALWEAYLYGNERRAFGKRLVEHPLYLRDLVEMEAKLQATLLYTLTAAKTFSDVAYAERPPYSPAYYYARLHTHIVKNLAAWTSIEITRYSMELMGGIGFLEEFPMAKIHRDALVTAIWEGTSNIQSLDMAEAFYRKDAGKALLEDLATRINKLRDEEARHKLTAALQNIKDFATEALKDGVELHSKKLLAMLGKATAATYYQEWAEDSGEQWATALSKIYLYTEVIDKEIDSNLVRKGGEGLQWML